A single genomic interval of Rhododendron vialii isolate Sample 1 chromosome 3a, ASM3025357v1 harbors:
- the LOC131319731 gene encoding RNA polymerase sigma factor sigE, chloroplastic/mitochondrial isoform X1, whose protein sequence is MGVVTVSSSASRTPLGLSATFSSYRSPSERPLILAFKTVKTKNNALVAPAELVSIPAETPKENKKKLRRSRKASERLKALSIDEVPSCTFEVDYNEAAAKLESLYKLSPTSHPSDVDDTDHVVRRGGRRRTKEVGDEEYKIGSNVVRSGRKFPIRLNLAGRISLRNKNDCEMACSVRRRKDPKNEEDRIRKLIREYSVSSELVSYDWKKMKIPPVLPSSEHSFLFKLMQPMKEILEVKGNLEQDLGQEPRNGDLAEAMKMTVVQLRKTLVVGQAARNKLVKHNLRLVLFVVKKYFREFANGPEFSDLCQAGVNGLITAIDRFEPKRKFRLSTYGLFWIRHAIIRSLTVSSFLHVPFGLESVRVEIQRAKLELSFELNRLPTEEEIIKKVGISPSRYHEVMRASKPVSSLNAKHRTTQQELIDGLADTEGVGGDERQPALLRLALDDVLDSLKPKESLVIRQRYGLDGKGNRTLGEIAGNLNISREMVRKHEMKAMMKLKHPARVDYLRHYAF, encoded by the exons ATGGGAGTTGTAACTGTTTCTAGCTCAGCTTCGAGGACACCATTGGGATTAAGTGCGACTTTCTCATCTTACAGATCCCCATCAGAAAGACCTTTAATTTTGGCATTTAAAACGGTTAAAACGAAAAACAATGCTTTAGTTGCACCTGCAGAGCTGGTCTCGATTCCTGCTGAGACACCtaaagagaacaagaaaaaactAAGAAGGTCTAGGAAGGCTTCAGAAAGATTGAAAGCTCTCTCCATAGATGAGGTCCCATCGTGTACATTTGAAGTGGATTACAATGAAGCTGCTGCCAAACTCGAAAGCCTATACAAACTTAGCCCTACAAGCCATCCCTCTGATGTCGATGATACAGACCATGTTGTGAGGAGAGGGGGGCGGCGGAGGACTAAGGAAGTGGGGGATGAAGAGTACAAGATTGGTAGTAATGTAGTGAGGAGTGGGCGGAAGTTTCCAATACGATTGAATCTTGCTGGGAGGATATCATTGAGGAATAAAAACGATTGTGAAATGGCTTGTTCTGTTAGGAGGAGAAAAGATCCCAAGAACGAAGAAGACAGAATCCGCAAGCTTATCAGGGAGTATTCAGTGTCGAGTGAATTGGTTAGCTATGActggaagaagatgaagatacCGCCAGTTCTGCCTTCTTCTGAACATTCATTTCTGTTCAAGTTGATGCAGCCTATGAAG GAAATTCTCGAAGTTAAGGGGAACTTGGAGCAAGATTTGGGGCAAGAGCCAAGGAATGGTGATTTGGCAGAGGCAATGAAGATGACTGTAGTACAGCTAAGAAAGACGTTAGTGGTTGGTCAAGCGGCCAGAAATAAGCTAGTTAAG CACAATCTCCGGCTTGTTTTGTTTGtggtaaaaaaatatttccgaGAGTTTGCCAATGGCCCTGAATTTTCGGACCTCTGTCAAGCAGGGGTGAATGGTCTTATCACAGCAATCGACCGCTTTGAGCCAAAAAGGAAGTTTCGGCTCTCTACTTATGGTCTGTTTTGGATCAGACATGCCATCATTCGATCATTGACCGTCTCAAGCTTCTTGCATGTTCCCTTTGGCCTTGAGTCA GTTAGGGTAGAAATCCAACGAGCCAAACTAGAGTTGTCGTTTGAGCTTAACAGATTACCAACAGAAGAAGAGATTATAAAGAAAGTTGGAATCTCTCCTTCTAGGTATCATGAAGTGATGAGGGCTTCAAAACCAGTATCCTCTCTCAATGCTAAGCACAGGACAACTCAACAAGAGCTCATTGATGGACTTGCTGATACCGAAGGCGTTGGGGGTGATGAGCGGCAACCTGCTCTTCTCAGGCTTGCTCTCGATGATGTG CTTGATTCTCTGAAGCCCAAGGAAAGCTTGGTCATCAGACAGAGATACGGGCTCGATGGCAAAGGTAATAGGACATTGGGAGAAATTGCAGGGAACTTGAATATCTCAAGAGAAATGGTTCGGAAACATGAAATGAAAGCTATGATGAAGCTCAAGCACCCGGCCCGAGTCGATTATCTTCGCCATTATGCTTTCTAA
- the LOC131319731 gene encoding RNA polymerase sigma factor sigE, chloroplastic/mitochondrial isoform X2 has translation MGVVTVSSSASRTPLGLSATFSSYRSPSERPLILAFKTVKTKNNALVAPAELVSIPAETPKENKKKLRRSRKASERLKALSIDEVPSCTFEVDYNEAAAKLESLYKLSPTSHPSDVDDTDHVVRRGGRRRTKEVGDEEYKIGSNVVRSGRKFPIRLNLAGRISLRNKNDCEMACSVRRRKDPKNEEDRIRKLIREYSVSSELVSYDWKKMKIPPVLPSSEHSFLFKLMQPMKEILEVKGNLEQDLGQEPRNGDLAEAMKMTVVQLRKTLVVGQAARNKLVKHNLRLVLFVVKKYFREFANGPEFSDLCQAGVNGLITAIDRFEPKRKFRLSTYGLFWIRHAIIRSLTVSSFLHVPFGLESVRVEIQRAKLELSFELNRLPTEEEIIKKVGISPSRYHEVMRASKPVSSLNAKHRTTQQELIDGLADTEGVGGDERQPALLRLALDDVKGRLTWGRPTRSYQ, from the exons ATGGGAGTTGTAACTGTTTCTAGCTCAGCTTCGAGGACACCATTGGGATTAAGTGCGACTTTCTCATCTTACAGATCCCCATCAGAAAGACCTTTAATTTTGGCATTTAAAACGGTTAAAACGAAAAACAATGCTTTAGTTGCACCTGCAGAGCTGGTCTCGATTCCTGCTGAGACACCtaaagagaacaagaaaaaactAAGAAGGTCTAGGAAGGCTTCAGAAAGATTGAAAGCTCTCTCCATAGATGAGGTCCCATCGTGTACATTTGAAGTGGATTACAATGAAGCTGCTGCCAAACTCGAAAGCCTATACAAACTTAGCCCTACAAGCCATCCCTCTGATGTCGATGATACAGACCATGTTGTGAGGAGAGGGGGGCGGCGGAGGACTAAGGAAGTGGGGGATGAAGAGTACAAGATTGGTAGTAATGTAGTGAGGAGTGGGCGGAAGTTTCCAATACGATTGAATCTTGCTGGGAGGATATCATTGAGGAATAAAAACGATTGTGAAATGGCTTGTTCTGTTAGGAGGAGAAAAGATCCCAAGAACGAAGAAGACAGAATCCGCAAGCTTATCAGGGAGTATTCAGTGTCGAGTGAATTGGTTAGCTATGActggaagaagatgaagatacCGCCAGTTCTGCCTTCTTCTGAACATTCATTTCTGTTCAAGTTGATGCAGCCTATGAAG GAAATTCTCGAAGTTAAGGGGAACTTGGAGCAAGATTTGGGGCAAGAGCCAAGGAATGGTGATTTGGCAGAGGCAATGAAGATGACTGTAGTACAGCTAAGAAAGACGTTAGTGGTTGGTCAAGCGGCCAGAAATAAGCTAGTTAAG CACAATCTCCGGCTTGTTTTGTTTGtggtaaaaaaatatttccgaGAGTTTGCCAATGGCCCTGAATTTTCGGACCTCTGTCAAGCAGGGGTGAATGGTCTTATCACAGCAATCGACCGCTTTGAGCCAAAAAGGAAGTTTCGGCTCTCTACTTATGGTCTGTTTTGGATCAGACATGCCATCATTCGATCATTGACCGTCTCAAGCTTCTTGCATGTTCCCTTTGGCCTTGAGTCA GTTAGGGTAGAAATCCAACGAGCCAAACTAGAGTTGTCGTTTGAGCTTAACAGATTACCAACAGAAGAAGAGATTATAAAGAAAGTTGGAATCTCTCCTTCTAGGTATCATGAAGTGATGAGGGCTTCAAAACCAGTATCCTCTCTCAATGCTAAGCACAGGACAACTCAACAAGAGCTCATTGATGGACTTGCTGATACCGAAGGCGTTGGGGGTGATGAGCGGCAACCTGCTCTTCTCAGGCTTGCTCTCGATGATGTG AAAGGTAGACTGACTTGGGGACGCCCCACTAGAAGCTATCAGTAA
- the LOC131319730 gene encoding probable WRKY transcription factor 53, with protein sequence MEKSGDWEQKINLVNELTEGMELAKQLQMHLNVTTTTTAASYSSSSTSSSSNEMRELLVLRILNSYDKALSMLKWNGSLGDHQQTIGRSESPRSLSGSPHSEDSDLEHKDHEHKNGSKKRKSAVPRWTKQVQICPGTGLEGPLDDGFSWRKYGQKDILGAKYPRGYYRCTHRSVQGCLATKQVQRSDEDPTIFEITYRGRHTCTSAAAASHSAPPSSSPEKQPPNTALNSQLFPQQHHQQHPPETLLDFQITGLRAITSGLDTGNQLSLPPLYFSPTSHVEAEGSYIRSPSVPDNNLIMGGNILSPSFMPPATSASNYFPVSPPNEMTGAFGRNQGNTFQGMESELTEIVSGGKSATPSPTVGLDFQFGGTDQFEPSFPFDDDPGFF encoded by the exons ATGGAGAAGTCAGGAGATTGGGAGCAAAAGATTAACCTGGTCAATGAGCTAACAGAAGGGATGGAGCTCGCTAAGCAGCTCCAAATGCATCTCAATGTGACGACTACGACTACGGCtgcttcttattcttcttcttctacttcttcttcctccaacGAAATGCGTGAGTTGTTGGTTCTCAGGATCCTAAATTCATACGACAAAGCACTCTCAATGCTCAAATGGAATGGATCCTTAGGAGACCATCAACAGACAATCGGAAGGTCCGAATCGCCAAGGTCGCTTAGTGGAAGTCCACACAGCGAAGATTCTGACCTGGAACATAAGGATCATGAACATAAAAATGGCTCTAAAAAGAg AAAGAGTGCTGTGCCGCGGTGGACAAAACAAGTGCAAATATGCCCGGGGACAGGGCTTGAAGGGCCTCTTGATGATGGCTTTAGTTGGAGGAAATATGGGCAGAAAGACATTCTTGGGGCCAAATATCCCAG AGGCTATTATAGGTGCACCCATCGAAGTGTCCAGGGGTGTTTGGCAACCAAGCAAGTGCAAAGATCCGATGAAGACCCAACAATTTTCGAAATCACTTACCGAGGAAGGCATACCTGCACCTCAGCTGCAGCAGCCTCCCACTCAGCTCCGCCCTCTTCATCACCAgaaaaacaaccaccaaacacagccttaaaCAGCCAATTATTCCCGCAACAACACCACCAGCAGCATCCACCTGAAACCCTCTTGGACTTCCAGATCACAGGCCTCAGAGCCATAACTTCCGGCCTAGACACCGGAAACCAGTTGTCGCTTCCGCCGTTGTACTTCTCCCCCACATCACATGTCGAGGCCGAAGGAAGCTACATCCGGTCTCCTTCTGTTCCTGACAACAATTTGATCATGGGGGGGAATATTCTTTCGCCTTCGTTCATGCCTCCCGCGACCTCTGCATCAAACTATTTTCCGGTGTCACCGCCTAATGAAATGACCGGTgcgtttggaaggaaccaaggTAATACTTTTCAGGGTATGGAGTCCGAGCTCACGGAGATTGTCTCAGGTGGAAAATCTGCCACCCCCTCTCCAACCGTGGGTTTGGATTTCCAGTTTGGTGGTACGGACCAATTCGAGCCGTCCTTTCCATTCGATGATGATCCTGGATTCTTTTAG